Proteins from one Malaya genurostris strain Urasoe2022 chromosome 2, Malgen_1.1, whole genome shotgun sequence genomic window:
- the LOC131428637 gene encoding uncharacterized protein K02A2.6-like, which translates to MDIATKEKTAHHEIYMVDSDRVGNLLSKKSSMELGIVEIHGKIFNISAKEEPPIGKLKGVQVELKINAAVNPVQQPCRRLPIPLQKQVEEKLEDLLRQDIIEPAPLYISWASPLVVTPKTSGRSVRLCVDMRRANNAIMPERHPLPTFDEIMPYLEGYAEKCCKECIECQLVAPCDKPEPLRIEELL; encoded by the exons ATGGACATCGCCACAAAAGAGAAAACAGCCCATCACGAAATCTACATGGTCGATTCGGATAGAGTAGGTAACCTGCTAAGCAAGAAATCATCAATGGAGTTAGGTATTGTGGAGATTCATGGTAAGATTTTTAACATTTCGGCAAAGGAAGAGCCTCCGATCGGAAAATTGAAAGGAGTGCAAGTGGAACTAAAAATCAATGCTGCCGTCAACCCGGTTCAACAACCATGCCGGAGATTACCGATACCGCTTCAGAAGCAGGTCGAAGAAAAATTAGAGGATTTACTGCGTCAGGATATCATAGAACCGGCTCCATTGTATATTTCTTGGGCTTCGCCTTTGGTAGTAACACCTAAAACCAGTGGCAGAAGCGTACGGTTATGCGTCGATATGCGACGAGCAAATAATGCCATCATGCCGGAACGTCATCCTCTGCCAACTTTCGACGAAATAATGCCATACCTTGAAGGAT atgccgaaaaaTGTTGTAAGGAGTGCATTGAATGTCAGTTGGTTGCACCTTGTGACAAGCCGGAACCTTTGCGAATTGAAGAACTTCTCTAA